From Besnoitia besnoiti strain Bb-Ger1 chromosome X, whole genome shotgun sequence, one genomic window encodes:
- a CDS encoding putative autophagy-related 12 variant 1 (encoded by transcript BESB_018700): protein MVPDSPPSSDLSAAYAGQRGVERIALPARVTACQLGVAPHEAEDGAPLAAGFAILATSSGHFIDPSSGRFVLSESDQGDLEELEAISSSTSSSGNDDASLLQSDSGRQSPSLLDSRSELGGLAAEDEFFRVEETSGSEGPFPAFRGAECRAAARRSLDFCDSPRAQDREDAERSRAIEGDGGAACSGEPAEGLRPRGSRPAGPRGEDGECAAHAPEEDFRSPVGGSGAGRSSVQKPGAGQEEVMGSASPGPAPSVPPSGVACEAVRVRAAGTPSRREEKRDFEADSQPPSAEAGRRPSPAFEPRTFAALPKSGRGGGAPRPHASGAAAAESGEVEADGDRPRSAGAQSQLAHVPRVAGSGGREEEGSEDEEEFESPQEDLDSHSAGDSSVARGGTPSSDSLAGRGGDASAAASLFEGGERPRALPSLERTRRAAGLPEGDFPRDAATSEPHATDASAAGCAEPRKHRGSAASRVMPPSSCYESDTECAELSAHAGGGECAAGHAAHAAARALQPSGAPDCAAAARKPRDRHEARNQRNVSGERETMTASEADEACPHGGCRRHEGDLQLCWEPQFDAAWSVETHLVGLRDFKVHICLSNVGGAARLRVSRFKVDAYQRFDAVISFLKKALKKDLLYVYVNNFIQPQPDEFVADLFKAFGVGGSLMVSYCYTPAY from the exons ATGGTGCCCGATTCCCCACCTTCTTCAgacctctctgcggcgtacgccgggcagcgcggcgtgGAGAGGATTGCGCTTCCAGCTCGCGTGACCGCATGTcagctcggcgtcgcgccgcacgAGGCAGAGGATGGCGCTCCGCTTGCTGCAGGCTTTGCGATTCTCGCGACGTCTTCTGGGCACTTCATCGACCCCAGCTCGGgtcgcttcgtcctctcAGAGAGCGACCAGGGCGACTTGGAAGAACTCGAGGCCatcagcagcagcaccagcagcagcggaaacgacgacgcctcgctgctccaaagcgacagcggccgccAGTCGCCCAGTCTCCTCGACTCGCGGAGTGAACTGGGGGGCCtcgcggcagaagacgagTTCTTCCGAGTCGAGGAGACATCCGGGAGCGAAGGCCCCTTCCCCGCCTTTCGCGGAGCGGAGTGCAgggccgccgcacgccgaTCGCTCGATTTCTGCGACTCCCCCCGCGCCCAAGACAGAGAAGATGCGGAGCGCAGCCGTGCGatcgagggcgacggcggcgcggcctgcagcggcgagcccgccgagggtctgcggccgcgcgggtcgcggccCGCGGGCCCAAGGGGGGAGGACGGGGAgtgcgctgcgcatgcgccagaAGAAGACTTTAGGAGTCCAGTGGGAGGCTCAGGCGCCGGGCGTTCTTCCGTTCAGAAACCAGGAGCTGGGCAGGAGGAGGTCATGGGCAGCGCAAGCCCCGGGCCTGCGCCCTCGGTGCCTCCCTCTGGTGTCGCGTGTGAGGCGGTGAGGGTTCGAGCCGCAGGCACACCATCACGAAgggaagaaaaaagagactTTGAGGCTGATAGCCAGCCGCCTTCCGCAGAGGCCGGTCgcaggccgtcgccggcATTCGAGCCCCGCACTTTTGCGGCGCTTCCGAAGTctgggcggggcggcggcgcgcctcggccgcatgcaagcggagcggcggctgcggaatCCGGAGAAGTCGAGGCTGACGGCGACAGGCCGCGAAGCGCGGGAGCGCAGAGTCAGCTCGCGCACGTGCCCAGAGTCGCAGGCTCGggaggacgcgaggaggaggggagtgaagacgaggaggagttCGAGTCGCCGCAGGAAGACCTCGACAGTCACTCCGCGGGGGACTCCTCAGTAGCCCGCGGAGGGACGCccagcagcgacagcctagcaggccgcgggggcgacgcatccgcagcggcctctcttttcgaaggcggcgagcgccccAGGGCCTTGCCGAGCCTGGAGAGGACCCGGCGTGCCGCAGGGCTTCCAGAAGGCGACTttccgcgcgacgccgcgaccaGCGAACCCCACGCG ACGGACGCCTCAgccgcgggctgcgccgagccgcgcaaGCATCGAGGTTCTGCTGCGTCCCGGGTCATGCCTCCGTCGTCTTGCTATGAGTCTGACACGGAATGCGCGGAGCTCAGCGCGCATGCTGGTGGCGGCGAGTGCGCCGCTGGCCATGCTGCTcatgcggcagcgcgagctctGCAGCCTTCCGGCGCTCCAgactgcgctgcggctgccagAAAGCCGAGAGACAGGCACGAAGCGAGAAACCAACGCAATGTgagcggcgaacgcgagaCGATGACTGCCTcagaggcggacgaggcgtGTCCGCATggtggctgccgccgccacgaAGGCGACTTACAGCTTTGCTGGGAGCCCCAGTTCGACGCAGCCTGGAGCGTGGAGACGCACCTCGTTGGCCTGCGCGACTTCAAAG TGCACATTTGTTTGTCGAATGTGggcggggctgcgcgcctgcgcgtcagTCGGTTCAAAGTGGACGCCTATCAGCGCTTTGACGCCGTCATCAGCTTCCTCAAAAAGGCCTTGAAGAAGGACCTCCTG TACGTCTACGTCAACAACTTCATCCAGCCCCAGCCTGACGAGTTCGTCGCAGATTTGTTCAAG GCCTTTGGAGTCGGCGGCAGCCTGATGGTATCGTACTGCTACACGCCTGCCTATTAA
- a CDS encoding 16S rRNA processing protein RimM domain-containing protein (encoded by transcript BESB_018690): MARPQPQRVFPSRASTRVALASLCSLFAFAALSSARLLEASRPSPSSTVLCREPLAGFLRLSLRRLSFPVTTSLRTSRQSARAVASYPLPADALLSGSRQIALARRATEACGPREGGRGALWRKPKEQTCGGPRRASRCRAHGPVLLAGSDGRGIASRAGAAAPGRDPAPSSTCAPAAGASVSLSLEPHSRDLRVTAAGGADNAGVAPAGASAPWPFGSPLAVEDLSSRPHPMRAAQAPGGLQQGEFLLPGDFSAAKPPKTGPGDAGLEAPTGAPDAAPQSRRPGPDAPRASPRTLALQTMANDWISVGKVLGVHGLHGEVKVRATTYRVQERLGEPSVRLFFTPAGRGRLSSLEVERTRRTGQQRLLLLKFKSIDDRNAAEALTGGLLVISAHQARQDLPAGRYLLSELSGFFVTVHGDPEKNKIGRVVRVIPRETAVKESAVAAADDSLEILLYRDVAAKPLLHDFAPPPRAMPPEIFGETYMKTSRLDERMKAAGLEVLFQCEFCGKKFRHHDRANAHELRCMYTSGNSTLVTDFQGRLRDRRREVVREAVAQSEAQRWSSEASAFSDAVSGGAPLANPGSSLHAENFQDSLVWLGDEDALRRAQSELRKLEPAVATRGGEGGWWLEEGDQGTDWIVEDDELFEEVGESTDRADLLTFQNLLTGTSRAGQLAAAETDLDAPAQKKKFLLPLAYNQTVWDIDFAAHTVAISAPPSLLD, translated from the exons ATGGCCCGACCTCAGCCGCAGAGAGTTTTCCCATCCCGAGCCTCCACGCGCGTTGCTCTCGCGAGTCTCTGTTCtcttttcgccttcgccgcgctgtcttccgcccgcctcctcgaagCCTCGCGACCGTCCCCGAGTTCCACGGTACTGTGCCGGGAGCCTCTTGCAGgctttctccgcctctcgcttcgccgtctcagCTTCCCTGTCACCACGTCGCTGCGGACCTCGCGGCAGAGCGCCCGAGCCGTCGCTTCCTACCCGCTGCCTGCCGACGCTCTTCTGTCTGGCTCCCGCCAGATCGCtcttgcgcgtcgcgcgacggaggcctGCGGGCCCCGGGAGGGCGGGCGGGGGGCTCTGTGGAGGAAGCCGAAGGAGCAGAcctgcggcggcccgcgcagagcgagtcgctgccgcgcccacGGGCCTGTTCTGCTCGCTGGCTCAGATGGAAGGGGAATAGCGAGCCGtgcgggagcggcggcgcccggccgcgaccccgcgccttcctcaacctgcgcgcccgcggcaggcgcgtcggTCTCCTTGTCTTTGGAGCCTCACTCCAGAGATCTGCGCGTGACTGCTGCCGGAGGGGCCGACAacgcgggcgtcgcccctGCGGGGGCAAGTGCCCCCTGGCCCTTCGGCTCTCCGCTGGCCGTGGAGGATCTTTCTTCGAGGCCGCACCCCATGcgggccgcgcaggccccaGGCGGCCTACAGCAGGGGGAGTTTCTTCTCCCGGGCGACTTCTCAGCGGCAAAACCGCCGAAGACTGGGCCTGGGGACGCGGGCCTGGAAGCCccgacgggcgcgccggacgccgcgccgcagagccgccGGCCGGGGCCGGACGCCCCGCGGGCTTCCCCGCGcacgctcgcgctgcagactATGGCGAACGACTGGATTTCGGTGGGTAAAGTCCTTGGCGTCCACGGCCTCCATGGCGAAGTCAAGGTCCGCGCCACCACGTATAGAGTTCAGgagcgcctcggcgagcCAA GtgtgcgcctcttcttcacaCCGGCCGGGCGGGGACGACTCTCCTCGTTGGAGGTCGAGCGGACGCGACGAACTGGTCAGCAGAGGCTGCTGCTTCTGAAATTCAAGTCCATCGACGACAG gaacgcagcggaggcccTGACTGGCGGGCTCTTGGTGATTTCGGCGCACCAGGCTCGACAGGATCTCCCCGCCGGGCGGTACCTCCTGTCGGAACTCTCCGGCTTCTTCGTCACAGTCCATGGAGACCCTGAAAAGAACAAA ATTGGCCGCGTGGTCAGAGTCATCCCCCGCGAAACCGCCGTGAAGGAG TCAgctgtcgcggccgcggacgactCGCTGGAAATTCTTCTGTACCGAGACGTCGCGGCCAAGCCCCTTCTGCACGAtttcgctccgccgcctcgcgcgatGCCTCCCGAGATTTTCGGGGAGACGTACATGAAGACTAGCAGGCTGGACGAGAGAATGAAAGCAGCTGGCCTGGAGGTGCTCTTTCAGTGCGAGTTCTGCGGGAAAAAATTCCGCCACCACGACCGGGCCAACGCCCACGAGCttaggtgtatgtacacttCGGGCAACTCGACGCTGGTCACGGATTTCcaggggcgcctgcgcgaccgccgcagGGAAGTTGTGAGAGAGGCtgtcgcgcagagcgaggcgcagcggtgGAGCAGCGAAGCCTCGGCTTTTTCCGACGCCGTGAGCGGCGGTGCGCCGCTGGCCAATCCAGGGAGTTCCCTGCATGCGGAGAACTTCCAGGATTCCCTGGTTTGGCTGGGGGACGAGGACGCGCTCCGGAGGGCGCAAAGCGAGCTGCGGAAACTCGAGCCTGCCGTCGCCacgagaggcggcgagggcggctggTGGCTCGAGGAAGGAGACCAAGGAACCGACTGGATAGTGGAAGACGACGAACTGTTTGAAGAAGTTGGCGAGAGCACTGACCGCGCGGATCTCTTGACGTTCCAAAACCTCCTGACGGGGACTTCCCGCGCCgggcagctcgccgccgcggaaacCGATCTCgatgcgcctgcgcagaagaaaaa GTTTTTGCTGCCGCTGGCCTACAACCAGACCGTGTGGGACATCGACTTCGCCGCGCACACAGTCGCAATCAGCGCCCCTCCCAGTCTCCTGGACTGA
- a CDS encoding hypothetical protein (encoded by transcript BESB_018680), which translates to MNAAHLRAIFGNWCTRGTDHIVVDMYAKKFYNAYFADPVQYNYLFVSFFAVGCAATMCLRHLMLNPDICVRHGESRRHYIDRWQHHLYSLPYYNHYLRNFAMRFQNSFVDNEPDYLGAHPWGIRPSRGLNYARFPLILNAPHKYFVDDPTYVDTLHGSMEKRYEALGYYPDRVNATDSEE; encoded by the exons ATGAATGCCGCCCACCTGCGGGCAATTTTTGGGAATTGGTGCACCAGGGGCACGGACCACATAGTGGTGGATATGTATGCGAAGAAGTTTTACAACGCGTACTTTGCGGATCCGGTCCAGTACAACTACTTGTTTGTCTCGTTCTTTGCAGTGGGATGTGCAGCGACTATGTGCTTGAGGCACCTCATGCTGAACCCTGACATCTG TGTCCGACATGGAGAGTCACGAAGGCACTACATCGATAGGTGGCAACATCATCTGTACTCTCTGCCGTACTACAACCACTATCTCAG GAACTTTGCCATGCGGTTTCAGAACTCGTTCGTTGATAATGAGCCAGATTACCTTGGAGCGCACCCGTGGGGTATTCGCCCTTCCCGGGGTCTCAACTACGCGCGTTTTCCGTTGATTCTCAACGCTCCACACAAGTATTTTGTGGACGATCCGACATACGTAGATACCTTGCACGGGAGCATGGAGAAGCGCTACGAG GCCTTAGGCTATTATCCAGATCGCGTCAACGCGACCGACAGCGAGGAGTGA